A genomic segment from Marinitoga hydrogenitolerans DSM 16785 encodes:
- a CDS encoding nucleotidyltransferase family protein translates to MKILGVILAAGLSSRFKGNKLLFKYNEKPLLQWTIDLLNNFEFDKLIIVNEKWKEFKDIFHYNNYKIIENPDYKSGISSSVKIAINYALDNSYDNVLIFLGDMPLIPKEIIEQIISKKTEKFIIAPYYNGKKGFPTLIKKDLFNDILKLKGDAGIKQIIKKHPEYVEIIDTNFPEITVDFDYKT, encoded by the coding sequence ATGAAAATATTGGGGGTTATACTTGCTGCAGGCCTTTCAAGTAGATTTAAAGGCAATAAGCTTTTATTTAAATATAATGAAAAACCGCTATTACAATGGACCATTGACTTATTAAATAATTTTGAATTTGATAAATTAATAATTGTCAATGAAAAATGGAAAGAATTTAAAGATATTTTTCATTATAATAACTATAAAATAATAGAAAATCCAGATTATAAATCTGGAATTTCTTCTTCTGTTAAAATAGCCATAAATTATGCTTTAGACAATAGTTATGACAATGTGTTAATATTTTTAGGAGATATGCCATTAATTCCAAAAGAAATAATTGAACAAATTATTTCTAAAAAAACAGAAAAATTTATTATTGCTCCCTATTATAATGGAAAAAAAGGTTTTCCAACATTAATTAAAAAAGATTTATTTAATGATATACTCAAATTAAAAGGAGATGCTGGAATAAAACAAATAATAAAAAAACACCCAGAATATGTTGAAATTATTGATACCAATTTTCCAGAAATCACTGTTGATTTTGATTATAAAACATAG